A DNA window from Mycolicibacter terrae contains the following coding sequences:
- a CDS encoding MCE family protein — protein MKQTLSATAVRVGVFVLVMSLAMFALITIFGQFRFGGASSYSAEFTDVTGLSRRDFVRIAGVEVGQVQRLSLNDNGTVKVDFTADHSVALTEGTRAVIRWDNVIGGRYLALEEGAGGTKLLAHGSAIPLSQTVPALDLDALIQGFRPLFRALDPEQVNILTSQLVGAFQGQGITVGSLLDQTAMLTDTLADRDMLIGEVITNLNTVLGSLGDNSQQFGQAIDSLSELVHGLAERKEDIGRGIRYANAATASIGRLFQQGRAPVQRILNATDQVSNNLLAQKEDLEYVLEQMPESVKVLNRQALNGDYFSFYFCELVLKLNGKGGQPMYVKVAGQPSGRCTPK, from the coding sequence GTGAAGCAGACGCTGTCGGCCACTGCTGTGCGAGTCGGGGTGTTCGTGCTCGTCATGTCTCTCGCGATGTTCGCATTGATCACGATCTTCGGGCAGTTCCGATTCGGAGGGGCGAGTTCGTACTCGGCCGAGTTCACTGATGTGACCGGGCTGTCCCGACGGGATTTCGTGCGCATCGCAGGTGTGGAGGTCGGCCAGGTCCAGCGGCTGTCCCTCAACGACAACGGGACGGTGAAGGTTGACTTCACCGCCGACCACTCGGTGGCACTGACTGAAGGCACCCGGGCCGTAATCCGCTGGGACAACGTCATCGGCGGCAGGTACCTCGCGCTTGAGGAAGGCGCCGGGGGCACGAAGCTGCTCGCCCACGGCAGTGCCATCCCGCTCTCGCAAACGGTGCCCGCGCTCGATCTGGATGCGCTGATCCAGGGCTTCAGGCCGCTATTCCGGGCGTTGGACCCCGAGCAGGTCAACATTCTCACCAGTCAGCTCGTCGGTGCCTTTCAAGGTCAAGGGATCACGGTCGGTTCGCTACTCGACCAGACGGCGATGCTGACCGACACCCTGGCCGACCGCGACATGCTCATCGGTGAGGTGATCACCAACCTCAACACGGTCCTGGGGTCTCTCGGTGACAACAGTCAGCAGTTCGGGCAGGCCATCGACTCGCTTTCCGAACTCGTACACGGACTGGCCGAGCGCAAGGAGGACATCGGCCGCGGTATTCGGTACGCGAATGCGGCGACGGCGTCTATCGGCAGGCTGTTTCAACAGGGGCGCGCACCAGTGCAGCGGATCCTCAATGCGACCGATCAGGTGTCGAACAACCTGCTTGCGCAGAAAGAGGACCTCGAGTATGTGCTCGAGCAGATGCCGGAATCAGTCAAGGTGCTCAACCGGCAGGCGCTGAACGGAGACTATTTCTCGTTCTACTTCTGCGAACTGGTGCTCAAGCTCAATGGCAAGGGCGGCCAACCGATGTACGTGAAGGTGGCAGGCCAGCCGTCGGGAAGGTGCACCCCAAAGTGA
- a CDS encoding MCE family protein, with amino-acid sequence MDIAPDESRISPRWWPLIFLVVMALTTWVVANLFTGSFHRYTSVTLTSDRSGLVMETGAKVKLSGVQVGRVGDITSVGDSVRMKLDIEPAQLKNIPANVEARIAATTIFGAKYVDLIYPADPSPKSVVAGATLRSQNVSTEVNTVFENLVGVVRQIDSAKLDAVLSALAEGVRGQGENMGRAITATDQVLEAVNARTDTIAGDWRTFRNLSGTYASAAPDIVSTLDALATTSTTLTTHAKDVDALLLELSGFARAGDNLLGPNQQNLAHSIEALQSTTNLLHKYNPSLTCTLVGSQVLIDDYDLPGYMGGRDGATLIVDVALLLGDEIYRFPDNLPIIAAKGGPGGKPGCGSLPDVKNNFPVRHLVTNTGWGTGLDLRPNPGIGQFCYADWFRVTRAVPLPPAVRQCLPGPAVGPQPTYGPETPPYGAPMYGPGGVPLFPHVPPAPEPAPPVEPAPAPPPSP; translated from the coding sequence TTGGATATCGCACCGGACGAGTCCCGCATCTCCCCACGATGGTGGCCGCTGATCTTCCTTGTCGTGATGGCGTTGACCACGTGGGTGGTCGCGAACCTGTTCACCGGATCGTTCCACCGCTACACGTCGGTGACGCTGACCTCGGATCGTTCCGGCCTGGTCATGGAGACCGGCGCCAAGGTCAAACTCAGCGGCGTACAGGTCGGGCGCGTCGGCGACATCACCAGCGTCGGTGATTCGGTGCGGATGAAACTGGATATCGAACCGGCTCAGCTGAAGAACATACCGGCCAATGTGGAAGCCAGAATCGCGGCGACCACTATTTTCGGCGCCAAATACGTGGACTTGATCTATCCGGCTGATCCCAGCCCCAAGAGCGTCGTAGCGGGTGCCACACTGCGATCACAGAATGTGTCGACCGAGGTCAACACCGTTTTCGAGAACCTGGTGGGTGTGGTCCGCCAGATCGATTCGGCGAAGCTCGACGCGGTGCTGTCCGCCCTCGCCGAGGGAGTGCGAGGTCAGGGCGAGAACATGGGTCGGGCGATCACCGCGACCGACCAGGTCCTCGAGGCGGTCAACGCCCGCACCGACACGATCGCCGGCGACTGGCGAACGTTCCGAAATCTCAGCGGGACCTACGCATCGGCGGCTCCGGATATTGTCAGCACGCTCGACGCGCTCGCCACGACGAGTACGACGCTGACCACGCACGCCAAGGACGTCGATGCACTGCTGCTGGAACTGTCGGGTTTCGCGCGGGCCGGCGACAACCTGCTCGGGCCGAACCAGCAGAACCTGGCCCACAGCATTGAAGCGCTTCAGTCGACCACAAACCTGCTGCACAAATACAACCCGTCCCTGACGTGCACACTCGTCGGTTCGCAGGTTCTGATCGATGACTATGACCTGCCCGGTTACATGGGGGGGCGCGACGGAGCGACCCTGATCGTGGATGTCGCGCTGCTGCTCGGTGACGAGATCTACCGCTTCCCGGACAATCTCCCGATCATCGCGGCCAAGGGCGGGCCCGGCGGAAAGCCGGGCTGCGGCTCGCTGCCGGACGTCAAGAACAACTTTCCAGTGCGCCACCTGGTGACCAACACCGGCTGGGGAACGGGCCTCGATCTGCGGCCGAACCCCGGAATCGGCCAGTTCTGCTACGCGGACTGGTTCCGTGTCACGCGCGCGGTGCCGTTGCCGCCGGCAGTCAGGCAGTGTCTGCCCGGACCGGCCGTCGGCCCGCAACCGACGTACGGGCCCGAGACGCCGCCCTACGGTGCTCCGATGTACGGGCCCGGCGGGGTTCCGCTCTTCCCGCACGTACCGCCGGCGCCGGAACCCGCGCCACCGGTCGAACCGGCGCCTGCACCGCCACCGTCACCGTGA
- a CDS encoding ABC transporter permease, whose translation MSQPVNGISSRLTRRFDDFTDQWDRLGAQIQFHVKTLSAIRDVFVHYRVEFLRVIAQMSLGSGALALIGGTIAIVAFLTLTTGAIVAAQGYNQFSQVGVEALTGFASAYFNVRIIAPLTAEFALAATIGAGATAQLGAMRINEEIDALEVIGVRSIAYLASARVIGGLVVVVPFYCVAVVMAFFAARAGTIYVYGQSAGVYDHYFRTFLDPTDLLWSFAQVAAAGVVIMLIHTYYGFTASGGPSGVGEAVGRATRASLLASVVVTVAITLAVYGATGNFHLAG comes from the coding sequence ATGAGCCAACCAGTCAACGGCATCTCTTCGCGACTGACCCGGCGATTCGACGATTTCACCGACCAGTGGGACCGGCTCGGCGCGCAGATCCAGTTTCATGTCAAGACACTGTCGGCCATCCGGGACGTCTTCGTGCATTACCGCGTCGAGTTCCTGCGGGTCATCGCGCAGATGAGCCTGGGCTCCGGTGCACTTGCGCTGATCGGCGGGACGATCGCGATTGTCGCCTTCTTGACGCTCACGACGGGCGCAATCGTTGCAGCCCAGGGTTATAACCAGTTCTCCCAAGTCGGTGTCGAGGCGTTGACGGGATTTGCGTCGGCGTACTTCAACGTCCGGATCATCGCCCCGCTGACGGCGGAGTTCGCGCTGGCCGCGACTATCGGTGCCGGTGCGACCGCCCAACTCGGCGCCATGCGGATCAATGAGGAGATCGACGCACTGGAGGTTATCGGGGTTCGATCGATCGCGTACCTGGCCTCGGCCCGTGTCATCGGCGGACTGGTGGTAGTCGTGCCGTTCTATTGCGTGGCGGTGGTGATGGCGTTCTTCGCCGCCCGGGCCGGAACGATCTACGTCTACGGGCAATCCGCGGGCGTCTACGACCATTACTTCCGCACATTCCTGGACCCGACCGACTTGTTGTGGTCGTTTGCACAGGTAGCCGCTGCCGGTGTCGTCATCATGCTCATTCACACCTATTACGGGTTCACCGCCAGCGGCGGGCCGTCTGGGGTGGGCGAAGCGGTGGGGCGCGCAACCCGCGCATCGCTGCTCGCGTCGGTCGTGGTGACCGTCGCGATCACCTTGGCCGTCTACGGGGCGACCGGCAACTTTCACTTGGCAGGTTGA
- a CDS encoding virulence factor Mce family protein, with translation MRPASRGRLAIVIATLLMATLSGCGWRGLNTLPMPGTEGRGPGSYTVYAQLPDVNNLQPNSRVRVGDVTVGTVTRIERQDWHALLTIRLNGDVQLPANATAGLGQTSLLGSLHIELAPPKDEAPQGRLRDGGLISLASAASYPTTDQTLAVVSTFLNGGGIRHVEEITKAFATAVNGREQDLRSLIARLDTFMGDTNRQTDDIIGATDNLNNLVDKFATQKDVVDTALRTIPDALTVLKDEREKLTELADQLSKFGESWSNSIGRTRETLVAELNDLAPVAESLANAGPALLRALHLFPSYPFFLDTVPNFFRGDAANLTAIIDLTLSRLDASFFTGTKWECDLTELELQWGRTIGQFPSPCLNGGYFNQGNPLTVPYRTDQGA, from the coding sequence ATGAGACCGGCAAGCCGCGGCAGGTTGGCGATCGTGATCGCGACGCTACTGATGGCGACGCTTTCGGGTTGTGGGTGGCGCGGCCTCAACACGCTCCCGATGCCGGGCACCGAGGGGCGCGGCCCGGGCTCCTACACCGTCTACGCACAGCTGCCCGACGTCAACAATCTGCAACCCAACTCGCGGGTCCGGGTCGGCGATGTGACGGTCGGGACGGTCACCCGCATCGAACGGCAGGATTGGCATGCGCTGCTGACGATCCGCCTCAACGGCGACGTCCAGCTGCCGGCCAATGCGACCGCGGGCCTGGGCCAGACGAGCCTTCTGGGATCGCTGCACATCGAACTCGCACCGCCCAAAGACGAGGCCCCGCAAGGCAGGCTCCGTGACGGCGGACTCATCTCACTGGCGTCGGCGGCCAGCTATCCGACGACCGACCAGACGCTCGCCGTGGTCTCCACATTTCTCAACGGCGGCGGTATCCGGCACGTAGAGGAGATCACCAAGGCGTTCGCCACCGCGGTCAATGGTAGGGAGCAGGATCTCCGTAGCCTCATCGCGCGACTGGACACGTTCATGGGCGATACGAACCGGCAGACCGACGACATCATCGGTGCCACAGACAATTTGAACAACCTGGTGGATAAGTTCGCCACCCAGAAAGACGTCGTCGACACGGCGTTGCGAACGATTCCCGACGCGCTGACCGTGCTCAAGGATGAGCGGGAGAAACTGACCGAGCTGGCCGATCAGCTGAGCAAGTTCGGTGAGTCCTGGTCGAACTCGATCGGTCGGACGCGGGAGACCCTGGTCGCGGAACTCAACGACCTCGCCCCGGTCGCCGAGTCGCTGGCGAACGCCGGGCCGGCGCTGCTGCGTGCCCTGCATCTGTTCCCGAGCTATCCGTTCTTCCTGGATACGGTCCCGAACTTCTTTCGGGGCGACGCAGCGAATCTGACGGCGATCATCGACTTGACCCTGAGTCGCCTGGACGCGTCGTTCTTCACCGGGACGAAGTGGGAGTGCGACCTGACGGAGCTGGAATTGCAGTGGGGCCGCACCATAGGCCAGTTCCCCAGCCCCTGCCTCAACGGCGGCTATTTCAATCAGGGCAACCCGCTCACCGTCCCATACCGCACCGATCAGGGAGCCTGA
- a CDS encoding MCE family protein, whose translation MTSFQERNHLTIGIVGIATLVALVLGTWYYDSIPLISATKRYSAYFAEAGGLTPHAEVQVAGITVGKVSDVELDGRQVRVTFRVSGKVRLGDRTEAAVKTKSLLGTKMLGVTPRGDGWQKGPIPIERTTPAYQLPDALGDLSAAISGIDTDRLADSLHTLAETFQDTPPDLRVAVQGVSRFAKTISRRDNQLRTLLANARKSTNVLAQRSDQIVRLVAETDALLSQINAESVALGQLSANISLFSREISGFIDDNQESLTPLLDKLNGVLTIVEQRKEKLQEWLKRFNWHALGLGEAVSAGPFFKAYVANVVPGQFIQPYIESAFSDLGLDPNVLLPSDRTDPQVGQPGTPPLPVPYPRTGQGGPPRVYLPDAITGNADDQPCPLNWGTGCYPLREEPPAPPPGGAPPGPPAPAPQDQQSAPVQPQKPIFQTAPGEVVQGGAR comes from the coding sequence GTGACGTCGTTTCAGGAACGCAATCATCTGACGATCGGCATCGTCGGCATTGCGACGCTCGTGGCGCTCGTACTGGGTACGTGGTACTACGATTCGATTCCGCTGATCTCGGCCACGAAGCGCTATTCCGCCTATTTCGCGGAGGCCGGGGGCCTGACTCCGCACGCGGAGGTACAAGTCGCCGGTATCACGGTCGGCAAGGTCAGCGACGTCGAGCTCGACGGGCGGCAGGTCCGGGTCACCTTCCGGGTCTCTGGGAAAGTGCGCCTCGGGGATCGCACCGAGGCGGCCGTCAAGACCAAGAGCCTCCTCGGTACCAAGATGCTGGGGGTGACGCCGCGGGGCGACGGCTGGCAGAAGGGCCCGATCCCAATCGAACGGACCACGCCCGCCTATCAGCTTCCCGATGCGCTGGGTGACTTGAGCGCGGCGATCAGCGGGATCGACACCGATCGGTTGGCGGACTCGCTGCACACGCTGGCGGAGACCTTTCAGGACACGCCACCGGACCTGCGGGTCGCGGTCCAGGGCGTGTCACGCTTCGCGAAGACCATCAGCAGGCGCGACAACCAGCTGCGCACTTTGCTGGCCAACGCCCGGAAATCGACGAACGTGCTGGCGCAGCGCAGTGACCAGATCGTTCGGCTGGTCGCCGAGACGGATGCTCTGCTCAGTCAGATCAACGCCGAGAGCGTCGCGCTGGGCCAGCTGTCGGCCAACATCTCATTGTTCAGCCGGGAGATCAGCGGATTCATCGATGACAACCAGGAGTCGCTGACTCCGCTGCTGGACAAACTGAACGGTGTTCTGACGATCGTCGAGCAGCGCAAAGAGAAGCTGCAGGAATGGCTGAAGAGATTCAACTGGCACGCCCTCGGGCTCGGTGAGGCGGTCTCGGCAGGCCCGTTCTTCAAGGCCTATGTGGCAAACGTCGTGCCGGGACAGTTCATTCAGCCCTACATCGAGTCGGCGTTCTCCGACCTGGGGCTGGACCCCAACGTCCTGCTGCCGTCGGACCGCACTGACCCGCAGGTCGGTCAACCCGGTACGCCGCCGCTACCGGTGCCGTACCCGAGGACCGGCCAGGGCGGACCACCACGGGTGTACCTGCCCGACGCGATCACCGGTAACGCCGACGACCAACCGTGTCCGCTCAACTGGGGCACCGGCTGCTATCCGCTTCGTGAAGAGCCGCCCGCCCCGCCGCCCGGAGGTGCGCCGCCCGGTCCGCCCGCGCCGGCGCCCCAGGACCAGCAGTCCGCGCCGGTCCAGCCGCAGAAGCCGATTTTCCAGACCGCCCCCGGTGAGGTAGTGCAAGGAGGTGCGCGGTGA
- a CDS encoding prolipoprotein diacylglyceryl transferase, whose protein sequence is MVQVVSGVAVAGIESMRTDGLLRGVLATGRMAARQSVDTIRARRVAIAVNACVTVVFVVAGGPGFGPDGPLSVAGDVTTTAQSGAGGQGRATVAAEPADAGPEGQGHATVAAEPAGGPDRHPAQHLPYRNTTAEAPGGSGVISELSEFYSEYAAVELDRQRKISPQQITAAEASSIQPYAAPESVPVRQLAAEPESVAEPAEVYVPDGGEKIVADSPAEEQVAPSDPQPDVNVSDRQNENPAAPPKDSE, encoded by the coding sequence GTGGTTCAGGTCGTTTCGGGTGTAGCGGTCGCGGGGATCGAGTCGATGCGGACCGACGGGTTGCTTCGAGGTGTCTTGGCGACGGGTCGGATGGCTGCCCGGCAGTCGGTTGACACCATCCGCGCCAGGCGGGTCGCAATCGCCGTAAACGCCTGCGTAACCGTGGTGTTCGTTGTTGCCGGCGGGCCCGGGTTCGGTCCTGACGGACCGCTTTCGGTGGCAGGTGATGTGACCACGACGGCTCAGTCGGGTGCTGGCGGGCAGGGGCGCGCCACCGTGGCGGCCGAGCCCGCCGACGCCGGTCCCGAGGGGCAGGGGCACGCCACCGTGGCGGCCGAGCCCGCTGGTGGTCCCGACCGGCACCCGGCACAACATCTGCCGTATCGGAACACCACGGCAGAAGCGCCTGGCGGGTCGGGTGTCATCTCTGAGCTGAGCGAATTCTATTCCGAATATGCGGCGGTCGAACTAGACCGGCAGCGTAAAATCAGTCCGCAGCAGATTACCGCTGCGGAGGCGTCATCCATTCAGCCGTACGCGGCGCCCGAGAGTGTCCCGGTCCGGCAACTGGCGGCCGAACCGGAATCCGTTGCCGAGCCGGCGGAGGTGTACGTGCCGGATGGCGGTGAGAAGATCGTGGCCGATTCACCTGCCGAAGAACAGGTAGCACCGTCGGATCCTCAACCGGACGTGAACGTGTCAGATCGGCAGAACGAGAACCCGGCGGCTCCACCGAAGGACTCGGAGTAG
- a CDS encoding MlaE family ABC transporter permease, producing MSLDTFVQLVRAPFAWREFLTQTWFVARVSLAPTLVMSIPFTVLAVFLFNILLNEFGAADFSGTGAALSTVLQIGPILTVLVVSGAGATAICADLGARTIREELDALRVMGIDPIQALVIPRVLAATLVAFLLSPLVILVGLFGGFIFSVFTQHVTPGAFVAGLTLLTGISDVIIAFIKATLFGMTAGLIACYMGISVTGGPAGVGRAVNETVVFSFMALFVINIVVTALGFRVGL from the coding sequence ATGTCTCTGGACACGTTCGTCCAGCTGGTCCGCGCACCGTTCGCCTGGCGTGAATTCCTGACCCAGACCTGGTTCGTCGCGCGGGTGTCGCTTGCTCCGACGTTGGTCATGTCGATCCCGTTCACGGTCCTGGCCGTGTTCCTGTTCAACATCCTGTTGAACGAATTCGGGGCCGCCGACTTCTCCGGCACGGGTGCGGCGCTCAGCACTGTCCTGCAGATCGGCCCGATCCTGACGGTGCTGGTGGTCTCAGGCGCCGGAGCGACTGCGATCTGCGCGGACCTCGGGGCGCGCACCATCCGGGAAGAGCTCGACGCACTGCGGGTCATGGGTATCGACCCGATCCAGGCGTTGGTCATTCCCCGGGTGCTGGCGGCAACCCTGGTCGCATTCCTGTTGTCGCCCTTGGTCATTCTGGTTGGCCTGTTCGGCGGGTTCATCTTCTCGGTGTTCACCCAGCACGTCACCCCCGGGGCTTTCGTGGCAGGCCTGACGCTGTTGACCGGAATCTCTGATGTCATCATCGCCTTCATCAAGGCGACGCTGTTCGGCATGACTGCCGGCCTGATCGCGTGCTATATGGGCATCTCGGTCACCGGCGGTCCGGCCGGTGTGGGCCGGGCTGTCAACGAAACCGTGGTGTTCTCCTTCATGGCGCTGTTCGTGATCAACATCGTTGTCACCGCACTGGGATTCCGGGTCGGGCTATGA
- a CDS encoding MCE family protein — MSVTRRTARRVAAGVLAVLGIGGAVLLFGSDNGIGRTHASAYFDSANGIYSGDEIRILGVRVGEITKITPEPERVKIDFWFDNKYRVPAEANAVILSPSLVSARAIQLTPAYSGGPVLADNSVIPRERTVVPVEWDQFREQLQRLTKTLQPVKPGGVSTLGEFVDTAADNLRGRGPEIHETIVELSTAISALGDHSDDVFSTVKNLSILTTALRDSDDVLRHLNRNLATASSALAADPQGIANAVADLNVLAEKAGAFVAKNREPLGAVADRTASITEALGQSIGDVKQFLHVAPNTAQNFLNIYQPAQGTLTGALSPNNLSDPISFVCGSVQAASRRNSEQAAKLCVQYLAPIVKNRQYNWLPLGENLFVGASARPNEITYSEDWLRPDHVPDAPAPQPAPPAQFGPPAPDFWAALPGQVDAAPPNPESGLTGLLLPGGAQ; from the coding sequence GTGAGCGTCACGCGACGGACCGCCAGGCGGGTCGCGGCCGGTGTGCTCGCCGTCCTCGGGATCGGCGGTGCGGTGCTGCTGTTCGGATCTGACAATGGGATCGGCCGAACCCATGCGTCGGCCTATTTCGACAGCGCCAACGGGATCTACTCCGGCGACGAGATACGGATTCTGGGGGTGCGCGTCGGGGAGATCACCAAGATCACCCCGGAACCCGAACGTGTGAAGATCGATTTCTGGTTCGACAACAAGTATCGCGTCCCGGCCGAGGCCAACGCCGTCATCTTGTCGCCGTCACTGGTCAGCGCGCGGGCGATCCAACTCACCCCCGCCTATTCCGGGGGTCCCGTGCTGGCCGATAACTCGGTGATACCCCGGGAGCGCACCGTGGTTCCGGTGGAATGGGACCAGTTCCGCGAACAACTGCAGCGGCTGACGAAGACGCTGCAGCCGGTCAAGCCAGGCGGTGTCAGCACACTCGGTGAATTCGTCGACACCGCGGCGGACAATCTGCGGGGCAGAGGCCCCGAGATCCACGAGACGATCGTCGAGTTGTCAACTGCGATATCCGCGTTGGGGGATCACAGTGACGACGTATTCAGCACCGTCAAGAACCTGTCGATTCTGACGACGGCGCTGCGGGACAGCGACGACGTGTTGCGGCACCTGAATCGAAACCTCGCGACAGCCAGCTCCGCCTTGGCCGCCGACCCGCAGGGGATCGCGAATGCCGTCGCGGATCTCAATGTCTTGGCGGAGAAGGCGGGCGCGTTCGTGGCGAAGAACCGGGAGCCGTTGGGCGCGGTGGCGGATAGGACCGCCTCGATTACCGAAGCGCTGGGCCAGAGCATCGGTGACGTGAAGCAGTTCCTGCATGTCGCTCCCAACACGGCGCAGAACTTCCTCAACATCTACCAGCCGGCCCAGGGGACCTTGACGGGCGCGCTATCGCCGAACAACCTGAGCGACCCGATTTCGTTCGTCTGCGGTTCAGTCCAGGCGGCCTCGCGCCGCAATTCCGAGCAGGCAGCGAAACTGTGTGTTCAGTACCTCGCGCCGATCGTCAAGAATCGTCAGTACAACTGGCTACCGCTCGGCGAGAACCTGTTCGTCGGCGCCAGCGCCCGGCCGAACGAGATCACCTACAGCGAGGACTGGCTGCGCCCCGATCACGTACCGGACGCGCCGGCGCCGCAACCCGCTCCGCCCGCGCAGTTCGGTCCGCCGGCCCCCGATTTCTGGGCGGCGCTGCCCGGCCAGGTCGATGCGGCCCCGCCGAATCCGGAATCAGGCCTGACCGGGCTGCTGCTTCCCGGCGGTGCGCAATGA
- a CDS encoding prolipoprotein diacylglyceryl transferase family protein: protein MTQTVLAYLPSPSQGVWHLGPLPIRAYTLLVIAGIVVAARIGERRWADRGGAPGAVYDVALWAIPFGLIGGRLYHVATDWRTYFGTGGAGFGATLRVWAGGLGIWGVIAMGGVGAWIACRRRGVSTAGVADAVAPGIALAQAIGRIGNYFNQEFFGRATDLPWGLAIFSREDSAGFVDVHAVNGVSTGEVALVVHPIFLYELLWDVIVFVFLIKLDRRVRLAPGVLFVCYVASYAFGRFCVLLLRGDGVAEGAIGMDTVVSLFIFLVATTYLVINRGTLRILRSPEAVGRGTRSTAAHTVRPVEAVAAAAVEETAEQRVAAAVAHAKSAQQVARDAESELAARMARAAKAKQILAETTAAITTSAAALVHAREGARDALAHAETELTGRLEAMQAAVRARDDAEARLATCDSEAALLADVVTYAAAAGAVAEAARFAAESAHSDALERVATARESLAANITALETADAAVADAETGVEAAKQKLRDAEAAIAEAAAEVEAAERSYRDAEATIPEAAARVEAAKRAARDAAAEADKAVAAAELETARRAVEEAEAAAAACAAATDAARRSLVEAQAAAVEVAADAAEIIAAATKRADDAKAAVENAKLAVKQAAADLAARTAQVKSVRRALVELDAARIADGGGDEPESGGDAGPAASARSAQQIDVAGCEVQEAETDAAACAAEAQALMEVVRRAAEAGPIAAKARGAAEAAHREAEERLAQARERVEAARNALRGAANCDQGASASAAPPRASDAETLLGAGVGG, encoded by the coding sequence ATGACTCAGACCGTTCTGGCATACCTTCCCAGCCCCTCGCAGGGTGTCTGGCACCTGGGGCCGCTGCCGATCCGTGCCTACACGCTGTTGGTGATTGCCGGAATCGTGGTAGCGGCCAGGATCGGTGAGCGGCGATGGGCGGACCGGGGTGGTGCACCCGGAGCCGTCTACGACGTCGCACTATGGGCGATTCCGTTCGGCCTGATCGGAGGTCGTCTCTACCACGTCGCGACGGATTGGCGGACATATTTCGGCACCGGGGGTGCGGGTTTCGGTGCGACGCTGCGGGTGTGGGCCGGCGGACTGGGGATCTGGGGCGTGATCGCGATGGGCGGGGTCGGGGCGTGGATCGCGTGCCGGCGTCGTGGCGTATCGACGGCCGGCGTTGCCGATGCCGTGGCCCCGGGCATCGCACTCGCACAGGCGATCGGGCGGATCGGCAACTACTTCAATCAGGAATTCTTCGGTCGTGCAACCGACCTGCCATGGGGACTGGCGATCTTTTCCCGAGAGGATTCCGCCGGGTTCGTCGACGTACATGCGGTCAACGGGGTCTCGACCGGCGAGGTGGCGCTGGTGGTGCATCCGATATTCCTCTACGAATTACTTTGGGACGTAATAGTCTTCGTTTTCCTGATCAAACTCGATCGCCGGGTTCGATTGGCGCCGGGCGTACTGTTCGTGTGCTATGTGGCTTCCTATGCGTTCGGCCGGTTCTGCGTACTGTTGCTGCGTGGAGATGGCGTCGCCGAGGGCGCGATCGGGATGGACACCGTTGTCTCACTGTTCATCTTCCTGGTGGCGACGACTTACCTCGTCATCAACCGGGGCACCCTCAGGATCCTGAGATCGCCGGAGGCCGTCGGGCGCGGGACGCGAAGCACCGCAGCACATACCGTCCGGCCGGTCGAAGCCGTGGCTGCGGCCGCCGTCGAGGAGACCGCCGAACAGCGCGTTGCCGCGGCTGTGGCGCATGCCAAGAGTGCGCAGCAGGTGGCGCGGGACGCGGAGTCGGAACTCGCCGCCCGAATGGCACGTGCCGCGAAGGCAAAACAGATCCTGGCCGAGACAACAGCGGCCATCACAACGAGTGCGGCCGCCCTCGTGCATGCGCGCGAAGGCGCACGAGATGCCTTGGCACACGCGGAGACCGAACTCACCGGTCGGCTGGAAGCAATGCAGGCGGCTGTTCGTGCCCGCGACGACGCCGAAGCCCGTCTCGCCACGTGCGACAGTGAGGCCGCGCTACTCGCGGACGTGGTCACGTATGCGGCAGCGGCCGGAGCCGTCGCAGAAGCGGCGCGGTTCGCGGCCGAAAGCGCGCACTCGGACGCCCTCGAGCGTGTGGCGACGGCACGAGAATCCCTGGCGGCCAACATAACCGCACTGGAGACAGCGGATGCGGCGGTCGCCGATGCCGAGACCGGAGTCGAGGCGGCCAAGCAGAAACTGCGTGACGCCGAAGCGGCGATCGCCGAGGCCGCCGCTGAAGTCGAGGCGGCGGAGCGGTCGTACCGTGACGCCGAGGCGACGATTCCCGAGGCGGCGGCCCGGGTGGAAGCGGCGAAACGGGCGGCACGCGATGCCGCGGCCGAGGCTGACAAGGCTGTCGCAGCTGCTGAACTCGAGACCGCTCGGCGTGCGGTAGAAGAAGCCGAGGCCGCGGCCGCAGCGTGTGCCGCGGCTACCGACGCTGCCCGGCGATCGTTGGTTGAAGCGCAGGCGGCAGCTGTCGAGGTGGCGGCAGATGCCGCGGAGATCATCGCGGCTGCAACGAAGCGGGCCGACGACGCCAAGGCTGCGGTCGAGAATGCCAAGCTCGCAGTCAAACAGGCCGCCGCGGATCTGGCCGCCCGCACCGCGCAAGTGAAGAGCGTGCGCCGCGCCCTCGTGGAACTCGACGCGGCCCGTATCGCGGACGGCGGCGGGGACGAGCCCGAATCGGGTGGGGACGCCGGGCCGGCGGCGAGTGCGCGATCGGCCCAGCAGATCGATGTCGCCGGATGCGAAGTACAGGAGGCGGAGACGGACGCCGCCGCGTGTGCTGCCGAAGCCCAGGCTCTGATGGAAGTCGTCAGGCGTGCGGCAGAAGCCGGCCCGATCGCCGCGAAGGCACGAGGGGCGGCCGAAGCTGCGCATCGGGAAGCGGAGGAACGTCTTGCACAGGCGCGTGAGCGCGTCGAAGCAGCGCGGAACGCGTTGCGTGGCGCGGCGAACTGCGATCAAGGCGCATCCGCGAGTGCAGCTCCTCCCCGCGCTTCGGACGCTGAGACGTTGCTCGGTGCCGGTGTCGGAGGGTGA